A window of Candidatus Lokiarchaeota archaeon contains these coding sequences:
- a CDS encoding methionine adenosyltransferase, with product MRVTRGAGEPVSQRQVEIVERKGKGHPDTLCDKAAEELSVKLSQYYLDTFGRVQHHNVDKVLLVGGQSNTVFGGGDVIEPIYILLSGRAVDVVNKDYERQVPVGKFSVQHTREWLTDDLPHLDVNADVIIDYKIRAGSTDLVGNFDVGRDIPRANDTSFGVAYAPLSDTEELVLESERLLNDPKTKEKWPQIGEDIKVMGTRVEDHIHLQIAAAIISTETKDADEYENVMDGIKNMLLDLAAKTTDHEVEVHVNTADQPEEDTYYLTVTGTSAEHGDDGQVGRGNRANGLITPYRPMTLEAAAGKNPVSHVGKTYNVAAREIVETVVEEHPDLSQVYCYLVSQIGAPITEPSAVNIELYGDCDLSNVESSVESISQDVIAKLPDVWKGFVKRKYQLW from the coding sequence ATTAGAGTAACTCGCGGCGCGGGAGAGCCCGTTTCGCAACGGCAAGTCGAAATAGTTGAAAGGAAAGGAAAAGGACACCCTGATACGTTATGTGACAAGGCCGCAGAGGAATTGTCAGTTAAGCTTAGTCAGTATTACTTAGACACATTCGGAAGAGTGCAGCACCACAATGTCGATAAGGTTCTCCTTGTCGGTGGTCAATCGAATACTGTTTTTGGCGGAGGAGATGTTATTGAACCAATCTATATACTCCTCAGCGGTAGAGCGGTAGACGTAGTAAACAAGGACTATGAGCGTCAGGTTCCTGTTGGCAAGTTCTCGGTCCAACATACGAGGGAGTGGCTTACAGACGATCTTCCTCATCTTGATGTAAATGCAGATGTGATTATTGATTACAAGATTCGTGCTGGGAGCACCGACCTTGTTGGAAACTTCGATGTTGGGCGGGACATTCCAAGGGCAAACGACACAAGTTTTGGTGTTGCATATGCTCCCCTTTCTGACACAGAAGAGCTGGTTCTAGAATCAGAAAGACTGCTCAATGATCCAAAGACAAAGGAGAAATGGCCACAAATAGGCGAGGACATCAAAGTCATGGGAACAAGGGTGGAAGATCATATTCACCTGCAAATTGCCGCTGCCATTATCTCCACGGAAACAAAGGATGCCGATGAGTATGAAAATGTGATGGACGGTATCAAGAACATGCTTCTGGATCTGGCAGCAAAAACCACAGATCACGAAGTCGAAGTTCACGTCAACACAGCAGACCAGCCAGAAGAGGATACGTACTACCTCACAGTGACCGGTACGTCTGCAGAACATGGTGACGATGGACAAGTTGGAAGAGGAAACAGGGCTAATGGGTTAATTACACCATATAGGCCAATGACTCTCGAAGCTGCGGCAGGAAAGAACCCAGTATCACACGTTGGGAAGACATACAACGTTGCAGCAAGAGAAATTGTCGAAACAGTTGTAGAAGAGCATCCCGACCTTTCACAGGTCTATTGCTACCTGGTAAGCCAGATTGGTGCTCCAATCACGGAGCCAAGTGCAGTCAATATAGAACTCTATGGAGACTGTGACCTCAGCAATGTTGAAAGCTCTGTCGAAAGCATCTCACAAGATGTGATTGCAAAACTGCCAGATGTCTGGAAGGGATTCGTTAAGAGAAAATACCAACTATGGTAA